The following proteins are co-located in the Frigidibacter mobilis genome:
- a CDS encoding TetR family transcriptional regulator, whose amino-acid sequence MRDIAQEAGIEAGSIYYHFQSKDQMLSEVLDLGVRQLYQAVSEIVRSAPTSSEGFRKTFGLLIETHLTYLLTDSDFTSANIRNYPMLSDETRAPHRELRASYAGAWGKFLNDAKRAGHLRSDISTAVIRQFILSAMNWTVEWYDVDKYPVRILAERMSKLILDGMCPHRKADTEGLKLCPATPAKIPDPDSKAAKTRAEILKAAARVLRDNGYKATTLRKIAEEADMKAGSVYYHFNSKEAIVDEVLNAGLRDLLSGVEAAVRKFDARTIITPR is encoded by the coding sequence ATGCGCGACATCGCGCAGGAAGCTGGCATTGAGGCCGGCAGCATTTATTATCATTTTCAATCCAAGGACCAGATGCTGAGCGAAGTTCTCGATCTTGGCGTCCGTCAACTATATCAGGCGGTCAGTGAAATCGTTCGGTCGGCACCGACAAGTTCGGAGGGTTTTCGCAAGACTTTCGGACTGCTGATTGAAACACACCTTACCTACCTATTGACCGACAGCGACTTTACGTCAGCCAATATTCGGAACTATCCGATGTTGTCGGACGAAACACGCGCCCCGCATCGCGAATTGCGTGCATCATATGCGGGTGCCTGGGGCAAATTCCTGAATGACGCCAAACGCGCCGGCCACCTTCGAAGCGACATATCCACTGCTGTGATCCGCCAGTTCATCCTGAGTGCCATGAACTGGACCGTAGAATGGTACGATGTCGACAAGTATCCGGTGCGCATCCTCGCGGAACGAATGAGTAAGCTGATACTCGACGGAATGTGTCCACATCGCAAGGCGGATACCGAAGGCTTGAAGCTGTGCCCCGCCACTCCCGCCAAGATCCCGGATCCCGACAGCAAGGCGGCTAAGACCCGTGCAGAAATTCTAAAGGCCGCAGCGCGCGTTCTGAGGGACAATGGCTACAAGGCGACCACGCTGAGAAAGATCGCGGAAGAAGCGGACATGAAAGCGGGCAGCGTCTATTACCATTTCAACTCCAAAGAAGCGATCGTTGACGAAGTTCTAAACGCCGGACTGAGGGACTTGCTATCAGGTGTCGAAGCCGCCGTTCGGAAATTCGATGCCCGTACGATCATCACGCCAAGATAG
- a CDS encoding glucose 1-dehydrogenase — translation MRGLSGKRVIVTGGGSGIGRAVCERFGEEGAEIAIFDMSEDGARETVRLITEAGGKAQAFKVDITDRAQVDKAVAGFEAGGPVDVLVNNAGWDVIKPFLDTDPNLWKKVIDINLYGPLNMHHAVLPGMVKNGGGRVVNIASDAGRVGSSGEAVYSACKGGIISFTKTVARELARKGIQLNAVAPGPTDTPLFAQVAEGEAGQKIAEGLKRAIPMKRLAQPTDYPGIICFLSSDDAGFITGQVISVSGGLSMHG, via the coding sequence ATGCGAGGGTTGAGTGGAAAACGCGTGATCGTGACCGGCGGCGGCAGCGGCATCGGGCGCGCGGTGTGCGAACGGTTCGGCGAAGAAGGTGCCGAGATTGCGATCTTTGACATGAGCGAAGACGGGGCGAGGGAAACGGTTCGCCTGATCACCGAGGCCGGCGGCAAGGCGCAGGCCTTCAAGGTGGACATCACCGACCGTGCCCAGGTCGACAAGGCTGTAGCCGGGTTCGAGGCCGGGGGTCCGGTCGATGTGCTGGTGAACAATGCCGGCTGGGACGTGATCAAACCGTTCCTCGACACCGATCCCAACCTTTGGAAAAAGGTCATCGACATCAATCTTTACGGTCCGCTGAATATGCATCACGCGGTGCTTCCGGGCATGGTCAAGAACGGCGGCGGCCGTGTGGTTAACATCGCCTCCGACGCGGGACGCGTCGGATCATCCGGCGAAGCCGTGTATTCGGCCTGCAAGGGTGGCATCATCTCGTTCACCAAAACCGTAGCGCGCGAACTGGCGCGTAAAGGTATTCAATTGAATGCGGTTGCCCCCGGCCCGACCGATACGCCGCTGTTCGCTCAGGTTGCCGAGGGCGAGGCCGGTCAAAAGATCGCCGAAGGTCTCAAGCGGGCGATTCCGATGAAGCGCCTGGCGCAGCCGACGGATTACCCTGGCATCATCTGCTTCCTGTCGTCGGACGACGCAGGGTTCATTACCGGCCAGGTGATTTCGGTTTCGGGCGGCTTGTCCATGCACGGTTGA
- a CDS encoding AMP-binding protein produces MFQPGSDIQRTSTLTSFLKGCGIDSYEELVRRSNEDPDWFWGQIIDHGGIRFAQPYSRLRDISEGPESIRWAVGSTLNLTETCLDARIADGLGDKVAIDWVGEDGSRRRWTYSDLTAEASRVASALATRGVRPGQAVGIYMPMIPEIEAALLGIARLGAVAVPLFSGFAPHAIVSRLNDADAVAVLTADATPRRGKPVWMEATLAQALTDVPSVHTVISLRRFGGAVADPARDLDWSETVGRASPELAAVPVKAEDTFLIAYTSGTTGRPKGVVHTHLGVQAKATADFLLCLDMKRDDRHLWMTDMGWVMGPLTLLSVLLSGSTLVLAEGAPSMPGDPFRLLRLASEMEVTHLGVAPTLVRQFMTQDTESLSGYDLSSLRIVASTGEPWTEDAWLWQLDHICRRRAVPLNISGGTELFGAILTSTVLHELKPGGFSAQALGVGAKVLRQDGSEAAPGEVGELVVTQPPLGLTPAIWGDRDRYLETYWSTFPGLWRHGDWVRCDPDGTWYILGRSDDTLNIAGKRIGPPEIEAALTETGEVVDAAAIAAPDDIKGVAVVCVCVAAPNVSPDAELVNRLKDRVGEIVSKPFRPREIHFVEALPKTRSMKTMRRVVRAAFLGEDPGDLSSISNPETIQPIADLQKEKS; encoded by the coding sequence ATGTTTCAGCCAGGCTCTGACATCCAGCGGACAAGCACGCTGACCTCATTTCTGAAGGGCTGCGGCATTGACAGTTACGAGGAACTCGTCCGCCGTTCGAATGAAGACCCAGACTGGTTCTGGGGCCAGATCATTGACCATGGCGGGATACGGTTCGCGCAGCCCTACAGCCGGTTGCGAGATATCTCCGAAGGGCCCGAATCGATCCGGTGGGCCGTCGGGAGTACTTTGAATCTGACGGAAACCTGTCTTGACGCCCGAATTGCCGATGGCTTGGGCGACAAGGTCGCAATCGACTGGGTCGGCGAAGACGGAAGCCGCCGCCGCTGGACCTATTCCGACCTTACCGCCGAAGCCTCCCGCGTCGCCTCGGCCCTTGCCACGCGCGGTGTAAGGCCCGGTCAGGCGGTGGGCATCTATATGCCGATGATCCCCGAAATCGAGGCCGCGCTTCTGGGTATTGCCCGGCTGGGCGCGGTTGCGGTGCCGCTGTTTTCCGGTTTTGCGCCTCATGCCATCGTATCGCGCCTAAACGACGCGGATGCCGTGGCGGTGTTGACGGCGGATGCCACACCCCGGCGAGGCAAGCCGGTCTGGATGGAAGCGACCCTTGCCCAGGCTTTGACCGACGTGCCATCGGTTCATACCGTGATCAGCCTGCGACGGTTCGGCGGTGCGGTAGCCGATCCCGCCCGCGATCTGGACTGGAGCGAAACCGTGGGCCGCGCCAGTCCGGAGCTTGCCGCCGTTCCGGTCAAGGCCGAAGACACCTTTCTGATCGCCTATACGTCAGGCACCACCGGACGGCCCAAGGGCGTCGTGCATACCCATCTGGGCGTGCAGGCCAAGGCCACGGCCGATTTCCTGCTTTGCCTCGACATGAAACGGGATGACCGGCACCTCTGGATGACCGACATGGGGTGGGTCATGGGACCGCTTACCCTTTTGTCGGTGCTCTTGTCCGGTTCGACTCTGGTGCTGGCCGAGGGCGCACCATCAATGCCCGGCGATCCCTTCAGGCTGCTGCGTCTTGCGTCCGAGATGGAGGTCACGCATCTCGGCGTGGCCCCGACCCTGGTGCGGCAGTTCATGACGCAGGATACTGAATCTTTGTCGGGCTACGACTTGTCGTCCCTGCGCATCGTCGCCTCGACCGGAGAGCCCTGGACCGAGGATGCCTGGCTCTGGCAGCTCGATCATATCTGTCGCCGCCGCGCCGTGCCGCTGAACATCTCGGGCGGGACCGAGCTTTTTGGCGCGATCCTGACCTCGACCGTGCTGCACGAGCTCAAGCCCGGCGGATTTTCGGCCCAGGCCCTGGGTGTCGGGGCCAAGGTTCTGCGCCAGGACGGCAGCGAAGCCGCACCGGGCGAGGTCGGCGAACTGGTCGTGACCCAGCCGCCTCTGGGTCTGACCCCGGCCATCTGGGGGGACCGCGATCGCTACCTTGAAACCTACTGGTCCACCTTCCCCGGCCTCTGGCGGCACGGCGACTGGGTGCGCTGCGATCCGGACGGGACATGGTATATCCTGGGCCGGTCGGACGACACGCTGAACATCGCCGGCAAACGCATCGGCCCGCCCGAGATCGAGGCGGCCCTGACCGAAACCGGAGAGGTGGTGGACGCCGCTGCCATCGCGGCACCTGATGACATCAAGGGCGTGGCCGTCGTCTGCGTCTGCGTGGCGGCCCCAAATGTGTCGCCGGACGCGGAGCTCGTGAACCGGCTCAAGGATCGTGTCGGAGAGATCGTCTCGAAGCCCTTCCGCCCGCGCGAGATCCACTTTGTCGAAGCGCTGCCCAAGACCCGCAGCATGAAAACCATGCGCCGTGTCGTGCGTGCCGCCTTTCTCGGTGAAGATCCGGGCGATCTGTCGTCGATCAGCAACCCGGAAACCATTCAGCCCATCGCAGACCTGCAAAAGGAAAAGTCATGA
- a CDS encoding SDR family oxidoreductase, protein MITVFGATGTTGAPLVDTLLAKGASVRAVTSAPSKLDALRAKGCEAVAADFTDPAALARACDEAEKIYLVTPAHLNMRQWKANVIEAAKAAGVRHIVVATGLGASPKAGLTFGKWHSETQELLKQSGLDWTFVQPTYFMQNLLWQAGNIAKDAVYYDDLGGPVAWIDARDIADVAAEALTAPGYEGKALGLTGPEALTGEDIAALLSGVTGRTVTCAPLSAENAKAGMVAGGMQGEVAGAMVELASIAPMGYLASIETTVSDVMGRPARRFADFVAENLDAFVK, encoded by the coding sequence ATGATCACTGTTTTCGGAGCCACGGGCACGACTGGCGCGCCCCTCGTCGATACGCTTCTGGCAAAAGGCGCGTCCGTGCGCGCTGTCACCAGCGCCCCCTCCAAGTTAGATGCGCTAAGGGCCAAAGGATGCGAGGCGGTCGCAGCGGATTTCACGGACCCTGCCGCGCTGGCGCGGGCCTGTGACGAGGCAGAAAAGATATACCTGGTCACGCCTGCCCATCTGAACATGCGCCAGTGGAAGGCGAACGTGATCGAGGCGGCCAAGGCCGCGGGCGTGCGCCATATCGTTGTGGCCACGGGGCTTGGCGCGTCGCCCAAGGCGGGGCTGACCTTTGGAAAGTGGCATTCCGAAACCCAGGAGCTGCTGAAGCAAAGCGGCCTTGACTGGACCTTTGTCCAGCCGACCTATTTCATGCAGAACCTGCTGTGGCAGGCCGGCAACATTGCAAAGGACGCCGTATACTATGACGATCTGGGCGGCCCCGTGGCCTGGATCGACGCCCGCGACATCGCGGATGTCGCCGCCGAGGCGCTGACCGCTCCGGGTTACGAAGGCAAGGCTCTTGGCCTGACCGGGCCCGAAGCTCTTACCGGAGAAGATATCGCGGCCCTCCTGTCCGGGGTGACCGGGCGCACTGTCACCTGCGCGCCCCTGTCGGCCGAAAATGCCAAGGCGGGCATGGTGGCTGGCGGAATGCAGGGCGAGGTCGCCGGAGCCATGGTCGAATTGGCTTCCATCGCGCCCATGGGCTACCTTGCCAGCATCGAGACCACGGTCAGCGATGTGATGGGACGCCCGGCGCGCCGATTTGCCGATTTCGTCGCCGAGAACCTGGATGCTTTCGTCAAGTAA
- a CDS encoding helix-turn-helix domain-containing protein, whose amino-acid sequence MVAPLYLELAPPEEAAKQIDHLFVFRDTGVLSGGGRGRFATDLFTLSVTRDDSGGARVSLAPPRSGFTPRPSPFHGVVAGLRLSSRPKHLAESEVLDTLASELARVQTGDDDLPALIAVLDGLARDLRFAAPPGAYCDRTKRRKVRADTGVSRRRLATLRRFRQALGQLASKTLPLSDLALDAGYYDQSHLSAACRIFAGKPPGALRAQSVPRRFDLSLQDTRLKDRLRFVIDE is encoded by the coding sequence ATGGTGGCGCCGCTTTATCTCGAACTGGCGCCGCCCGAGGAAGCGGCCAAACAGATCGACCATCTGTTCGTGTTCCGCGATACCGGTGTGCTGAGCGGTGGTGGACGCGGGCGGTTCGCAACCGACCTCTTTACCCTTTCGGTAACGCGCGACGACAGCGGCGGGGCGCGTGTATCGCTGGCGCCACCGCGCTCGGGTTTCACTCCCCGCCCAAGTCCATTCCATGGTGTCGTGGCCGGGCTGAGGCTGTCGTCACGACCGAAGCACTTAGCCGAATCCGAAGTGCTGGACACGTTGGCCTCAGAACTAGCCCGTGTTCAGACCGGTGACGATGACCTGCCTGCGCTCATCGCCGTGCTTGACGGCCTTGCGAGAGACCTGCGCTTTGCCGCACCACCCGGAGCTTACTGCGACCGGACCAAACGTCGAAAGGTGCGGGCGGATACGGGCGTGTCGCGGCGGCGGCTTGCGACCTTGCGACGCTTTCGCCAAGCTCTTGGGCAACTCGCGTCAAAGACCCTGCCGCTGAGCGATCTGGCGCTGGACGCCGGATATTACGATCAATCTCATTTGTCCGCCGCTTGCCGGATCTTCGCCGGCAAACCGCCCGGCGCGTTGCGCGCTCAGTCCGTTCCGCGTCGTTTTGACCTTTCGCTACAAGATACGCGCCTCAAAGACCGCCTAAGATTTGTCATTGACGAATGA
- a CDS encoding PaaI family thioesterase produces the protein MTQFKPKHPDYDARVRDSFDRQKVMNTLGISIAELSPGRIVLEMAHEDALTQQHGFLHAGIVSTALDSACGYAAFSLMPRTRPF, from the coding sequence ATGACGCAATTCAAACCGAAACACCCCGACTATGACGCACGCGTGCGCGACAGTTTCGATCGCCAGAAGGTGATGAACACGTTGGGGATCAGCATTGCCGAGCTATCGCCCGGCCGCATTGTTCTGGAGATGGCACATGAGGATGCCCTGACCCAGCAACATGGGTTTTTGCATGCCGGAATCGTGTCGACAGCGCTGGACAGCGCCTGCGGATACGCGGCCTTTTCGCTGATGCCGCGGACGCGGCCGTTTTGA
- a CDS encoding PaaI family thioesterase — protein sequence MTVEFKINLLNPADGERFRFVANVVKPGRTLTICEARAYAVKGQDEKLVATMTGTLIALVGRTGVAG from the coding sequence TTGACAGTCGAATTCAAGATCAACCTGCTCAACCCGGCGGATGGCGAACGGTTTCGTTTCGTCGCTAACGTGGTGAAACCAGGCAGGACGCTGACCATTTGCGAGGCGCGTGCCTATGCCGTGAAGGGCCAGGATGAAAAGCTCGTCGCAACGATGACCGGAACACTTATAGCGCTGGTGGGGCGAACGGGCGTGGCGGGGTGA
- a CDS encoding class I adenylate-forming enzyme family protein — MALTDHALATVLRGRTVVMVDGLQPAVINEALSRHRIGWFVMMPGALDAFIAERRANPLPLKGIKVCGAMADLVPPHQIAELTALLDTPYLNSFGATETGLPPGTADLIAPGVTPDRLSKRISAFCEVRLVDPDDRDVADGTPGEMAVRGPTLFSGYWYADDANARDFRNGFFHMGDLFRRNADGTVDFVDRAKYLIKTGGENVYPAEIERVLLSHPGVVDAAVVRAFDVKWGESPVAFVACSKDGPDAEALMNLCRENLAGYKRPREFLFIAFEDFPRSTSGKVQRHILEDRLAD; from the coding sequence GTGGCGCTTACTGATCATGCGTTGGCGACGGTCCTGCGAGGCCGAACCGTAGTGATGGTAGACGGTTTGCAGCCTGCGGTCATCAACGAGGCGTTGTCGCGCCACCGGATCGGCTGGTTCGTGATGATGCCCGGTGCGCTGGACGCCTTTATCGCTGAACGACGCGCCAACCCTTTGCCGCTGAAGGGGATCAAGGTTTGTGGCGCAATGGCCGATCTGGTGCCGCCGCATCAGATCGCCGAACTGACGGCCCTTCTGGACACGCCCTATCTGAATTCCTTCGGCGCAACTGAAACCGGCCTGCCGCCGGGAACCGCTGATCTGATTGCGCCGGGTGTGACCCCGGACCGGCTTTCCAAGCGCATAAGCGCATTTTGCGAGGTTCGGCTGGTCGATCCCGACGACCGCGACGTGGCGGATGGAACGCCGGGCGAAATGGCTGTGCGGGGTCCGACTTTGTTTTCAGGCTACTGGTACGCCGACGACGCCAACGCCCGCGACTTTCGCAACGGCTTTTTCCACATGGGCGACTTGTTCCGGCGCAATGCGGACGGCACCGTCGACTTTGTGGATCGGGCGAAATACTTGATTAAGACGGGCGGCGAGAACGTCTATCCTGCGGAAATCGAGCGTGTGCTGCTATCTCATCCCGGTGTGGTCGATGCCGCGGTAGTGCGGGCATTCGACGTGAAATGGGGGGAGAGCCCGGTGGCCTTTGTCGCCTGCAGCAAGGACGGGCCGGATGCCGAGGCGCTGATGAATTTGTGCCGCGAAAACCTCGCTGGCTACAAACGGCCGCGCGAGTTTCTATTCATCGCATTCGAGGATTTTCCCAGATCGACCAGCGGAAAGGTCCAGCGGCATATCCTCGAAGACCGGCTCGCAGATTAA
- the tnpA gene encoding IS66-like element accessory protein TnpA, whose protein sequence is MGGYLDGSTDGYAGTIEVLEGRSGRRLRSEAERARMGAESLVPGAKVADIARRHGMTRWQVYDWRNKLRAGQLALAAETAEEPMFAALLVEPEAPPAPPRRSRPARSEIRPCRIELEVDGVILRVRSDIDELQLSRTIRAIRSASQ, encoded by the coding sequence ATGGGCGGCTATTTGGACGGCTCGACGGACGGCTACGCGGGTACCATCGAGGTTTTGGAGGGGCGGTCCGGCCGCCGGCTTCGGAGCGAGGCGGAACGGGCACGGATGGGCGCGGAGAGCCTGGTGCCGGGAGCGAAGGTTGCGGATATCGCCAGGCGGCATGGTATGACGCGTTGGCAGGTTTACGACTGGCGCAACAAGCTTCGGGCCGGGCAACTGGCGCTGGCGGCCGAGACGGCGGAGGAGCCGATGTTCGCGGCGCTTTTGGTCGAGCCGGAGGCACCGCCCGCACCGCCCCGTCGCAGCCGTCCGGCGCGAAGCGAGATCAGACCCTGCCGGATTGAGCTGGAGGTGGATGGGGTCATCTTGCGGGTGCGATCCGACATTGATGAGCTGCAGCTGTCCCGTACGATCCGGGCGATCCGATCGGCCTCGCAATGA
- the tnpB gene encoding IS66 family insertion sequence element accessory protein TnpB (TnpB, as the term is used for proteins encoded by IS66 family insertion elements, is considered an accessory protein, since TnpC, encoded by a neighboring gene, is a DDE family transposase.), translating to MISPSGDLRVYVATRPVDFRKGIDGLALAVQETLGLDPFSGAAFVFRSKRADRIKVLIWDQTGIVLVHKRLEAAKFVWPRVQPDDPPLPFALILSRPVDRWQETEVCTAFFRAVDAREFEKFFVTETDARVTEQVTQLGDTIISYSLPNHPKIFVTLKFSARGGSKDILASALHLDQPPYP from the coding sequence ATGATCTCGCCGAGCGGTGACCTGCGCGTCTATGTGGCCACGCGTCCTGTCGACTTCCGCAAGGGCATAGACGGGCTGGCGCTGGCTGTTCAGGAGACACTCGGCTTGGACCCGTTCAGTGGCGCGGCCTTCGTGTTCCGATCCAAACGCGCGGACCGGATCAAGGTGCTGATCTGGGATCAGACCGGCATCGTCCTGGTTCACAAGCGTCTCGAGGCGGCAAAGTTCGTCTGGCCCCGGGTGCAGCCGGACGACCCTCCCCTGCCTTTCGCGTTGATCCTGAGCCGACCCGTTGATCGCTGGCAAGAGACGGAAGTGTGCACTGCATTCTTCCGCGCGGTAGATGCAAGGGAGTTCGAAAAGTTCTTCGTCACCGAAACAGACGCTCGGGTGACTGAGCAAGTGACTCAACTGGGTGATACTATCATTTCCTACAGCTTGCCGAACCACCCGAAGATCTTTGTAACTCTTAAGTTCAGTGCGAGGGGCGGCTCCAAAGACATCCTTGCAAGTGCGCTACACTTAGACCAACCCCCATACCCCTAG
- a CDS encoding (deoxy)nucleoside triphosphate pyrophosphohydrolase gives MSALRSSPSACSNTRLILVSAVALIDADGRVLLAQRPEGKSMAGLWEFPGGKVEPGETPEAALIRELREELGIDTWASCLAPLTFASHAYDSFHLLMPLFACRKWQGIVAPQEGQKLAWVRPADLRSYPMPPADLPLIPILRDWL, from the coding sequence ATGTCTGCTCTGCGCAGCTCCCCGAGTGCTTGTAGCAATACGCGCCTCATTCTGGTCTCTGCCGTCGCGCTGATCGACGCCGACGGCAGGGTGCTTCTGGCACAGCGCCCCGAGGGCAAGTCGATGGCCGGGCTGTGGGAGTTTCCCGGCGGCAAGGTCGAGCCGGGCGAGACGCCCGAGGCGGCGCTGATCCGCGAACTGCGCGAGGAGCTGGGAATCGACACCTGGGCCTCGTGCCTTGCACCGCTGACCTTTGCCAGCCACGCCTATGACAGCTTTCACCTGCTGATGCCGTTGTTCGCCTGCCGCAAGTGGCAGGGAATCGTGGCCCCGCAAGAAGGGCAAAAGCTGGCCTGGGTGCGCCCCGCAGACCTGCGAAGCTACCCCATGCCCCCGGCCGATCTGCCGCTGATCCCGATCCTGCGCGACTGGCTGTAG
- the infB gene encoding translation initiation factor IF-2, which translates to MSDSDGKKPLGLGSGRSGQVKQSFSHGRTKSVLVETKRKRVVVPKPGTPPGKGTGTGALGDPSKRPAGISDAEMERRLSALRAAKAREAEEAAQREADEKAREEERDRRRAEIEAKEREEREHQEALRLKAEEDARKLREAEIRAQKKEDVRKPVSAEKPADPAAAEAAASRAATKGVTAAAPRKTDRERDAAADRDARGKSKGTEDSRRTGRLSLNEALNGEGGRTRSLAAMKRKQDKARQKAMGMGQRAEKMVRDVQLPETIVVQELANRMAERAADVVKSLMKMGLMVSMNEPIDADTAELVIEEFGHKAVRVSDSDVEQVIDKVQDADEDLVPRPPIVTIMGHVDHGKTSLLDAIRKTSVVSGEAGGITQHIGAYQVTTDSGAVLTFLDTPGHAAFTSMRARGAQVTDIVVLVVAADDAVMPQTVEAIAHARAAKVPMIVAINKCDKPSANPQKVRTGLLQHEVVVEQMGGEVLDVEVSALTGKGLDLLLESIALQAEILDLRANPKRAAAGAVIEAKLDVGRGPVATVLIEHGTLRKGDIFVVGAQWGKVRALINDKGQRVDEAGPSVPVEVLGLNGTPEAGDVLNVVETEAQAREIADYRDQVIRDKRAAAGAATTMEQLMAKAKADKNVSELPILVKADVQGSAEAIIQAMEKIGNEEVRVRVLHSGVGAITESDVSLAEASGAPVIGFNVRANAPARAAANQKGVEIRYYSVIYDLVDDVKAAASGLLKNEIRETFIGYAQIKEVFKVSNVGMVAGCLVTEGVARRSAGVRLLRDNVVIHEGTLKTLKRFKDEVKEVISGQECGMAFENYEDIRAGDVIEIFEREEVERKLL; encoded by the coding sequence ATGAGCGATAGTGACGGCAAAAAACCCCTTGGGCTCGGCAGTGGGCGTTCCGGTCAGGTGAAGCAAAGCTTCTCGCATGGCCGGACGAAAAGCGTGCTGGTCGAGACGAAGCGCAAGCGTGTCGTGGTACCAAAACCCGGGACGCCCCCGGGCAAGGGCACCGGCACCGGCGCCTTGGGCGATCCGTCGAAGCGCCCCGCCGGGATTTCCGACGCCGAGATGGAGCGGCGCCTTTCCGCCCTGCGTGCCGCCAAGGCCCGCGAGGCCGAAGAGGCTGCGCAACGCGAGGCCGATGAGAAGGCCCGCGAGGAAGAGCGCGACCGGCGCCGCGCCGAGATCGAGGCGAAGGAGCGCGAAGAGCGCGAGCATCAGGAAGCCCTGCGGCTGAAAGCCGAGGAAGATGCCCGCAAGCTGCGCGAAGCCGAGATCCGCGCCCAGAAGAAAGAGGATGTGCGCAAGCCTGTCAGCGCCGAGAAGCCGGCCGATCCGGCTGCGGCCGAGGCTGCAGCCTCGCGCGCTGCCACCAAGGGCGTGACTGCCGCAGCCCCGCGCAAGACCGACCGCGAGCGTGATGCCGCGGCCGACCGCGATGCACGTGGCAAGAGCAAGGGAACCGAAGACAGCCGTCGCACCGGCCGGCTGTCGCTGAACGAGGCGCTGAACGGCGAAGGCGGGCGTACGCGCTCGCTTGCCGCGATGAAGCGCAAGCAGGACAAGGCCCGTCAGAAGGCTATGGGCATGGGCCAACGCGCCGAGAAGATGGTGCGCGACGTGCAACTGCCCGAAACCATCGTTGTTCAGGAACTTGCCAACCGGATGGCCGAACGCGCCGCCGATGTGGTCAAGTCGCTGATGAAGATGGGCCTGATGGTCAGCATGAACGAACCGATTGACGCGGATACCGCGGAACTGGTGATCGAGGAATTCGGCCACAAGGCGGTTCGCGTGTCCGATTCCGACGTGGAACAGGTCATCGACAAGGTGCAGGACGCCGATGAAGACCTGGTGCCGCGCCCGCCGATTGTGACGATCATGGGCCATGTCGACCACGGCAAGACCTCGCTGCTGGATGCGATCCGTAAGACCAGTGTCGTGTCGGGCGAAGCCGGTGGCATCACCCAGCATATCGGCGCCTATCAGGTGACGACCGATTCGGGGGCAGTGCTGACCTTCCTCGACACGCCCGGCCACGCCGCGTTCACCTCGATGCGTGCCCGCGGTGCGCAGGTGACGGATATCGTGGTGCTGGTGGTTGCCGCCGACGATGCAGTGATGCCGCAGACAGTCGAGGCGATTGCCCATGCCCGTGCCGCCAAGGTGCCGATGATCGTGGCGATCAACAAATGCGACAAGCCGTCTGCCAACCCGCAAAAGGTGCGGACCGGACTGCTGCAGCATGAGGTCGTCGTCGAACAGATGGGCGGCGAAGTGCTTGACGTTGAGGTTTCTGCGCTGACCGGCAAGGGCCTGGACCTGCTGCTGGAAAGCATTGCGCTGCAGGCCGAGATCCTCGACCTGCGTGCCAATCCGAAACGTGCCGCTGCCGGCGCGGTGATCGAGGCCAAGCTGGATGTGGGCCGTGGCCCCGTTGCTACGGTGCTGATCGAGCATGGCACCCTGCGCAAGGGCGACATCTTCGTCGTCGGCGCGCAGTGGGGCAAGGTTCGCGCCCTCATCAACGACAAGGGCCAGCGCGTCGATGAAGCCGGGCCGTCGGTTCCGGTCGAGGTTCTGGGCCTGAACGGTACGCCCGAGGCCGGCGACGTGCTGAACGTCGTCGAGACCGAGGCTCAGGCCCGCGAGATCGCGGATTACCGCGATCAGGTGATCCGCGACAAGCGTGCCGCTGCGGGTGCCGCGACGACGATGGAACAGCTGATGGCCAAGGCCAAGGCCGACAAGAACGTATCGGAACTGCCGATCCTGGTGAAAGCCGACGTGCAGGGCTCTGCCGAGGCGATCATCCAGGCGATGGAGAAGATCGGCAACGAAGAGGTGCGCGTGCGCGTGCTGCATTCGGGTGTCGGCGCCATCACCGAAAGCGATGTCAGTCTGGCCGAGGCATCGGGCGCGCCGGTCATCGGTTTCAACGTGCGGGCCAATGCGCCTGCCCGTGCGGCTGCGAATCAGAAGGGTGTGGAGATCCGCTATTATTCGGTGATCTACGATCTGGTCGATGACGTGAAGGCCGCCGCTTCGGGCCTGCTGAAGAACGAGATCCGCGAGACCTTCATCGGTTACGCGCAGATCAAGGAAGTCTTCAAGGTGTCGAACGTCGGCATGGTTGCCGGGTGCCTCGTCACCGAAGGTGTCGCTCGCCGCTCTGCCGGGGTGCGCCTGCTGCGTGACAACGTGGTGATCCACGAGGGCACGCTGAAGACGCTGAAGCGCTTCAAGGACGAGGTTAAGGAAGTCATCTCGGGCCAGGAATGCGGTATGGCCTTCGAAAACTACGAGGATATCCGCGCAGGCGATGTCATCGAGATCTTCGAGCGCGAGGAAGTGGAGCGCAAGCTGCTGTAA